In the Streptomyces sp. BHT-5-2 genome, one interval contains:
- a CDS encoding beta-ketoacyl synthase N-terminal-like domain-containing protein gives MRHHVRLTAPGLHTAAGTGPGDLWEALVAGKDTRSPAEALAGPWPEFDTAFLVADPDAAALGVHRRVLRTSEKQARMALYGARLALAGPAERGPVGGPGWGLYLGLPTVDEELLRFSALDRLHRAAGSPAEVAALYGREVPPFSGLSHLNSTAAAHISAAFGLTGAMAAYSPFSDAGLQALIDGALSVAEGENEAALVGAVSPKVHPLLFAQYEELGWNGAVPGEGAAFLLAERGGGADGGAGGPDGSSAGSGAPGARLAGYGRAFGAGPEDRAEAIAEAVHAALETAGTDAGGIGWVLPDAAWTADTARAQDAALERVFAGTADRPAAFTAERATGVLGPAHPLAHTLLALHGLATGRRLAADGEAVREEALPAPRALVLACGARGQVCAVVLEGAGK, from the coding sequence ATGAGGCATCACGTACGGCTGACCGCGCCCGGGCTCCACACCGCGGCCGGGACCGGTCCGGGCGACCTGTGGGAGGCCCTGGTCGCCGGCAAGGACACCCGCAGTCCGGCCGAGGCGCTGGCGGGCCCGTGGCCGGAGTTCGACACCGCCTTCCTGGTGGCGGACCCGGACGCGGCCGCCCTCGGGGTGCACCGCAGGGTCCTGCGCACCTCGGAGAAGCAGGCCCGGATGGCGCTCTACGGGGCGCGGCTGGCGCTCGCCGGTCCGGCGGAGCGCGGTCCGGTCGGCGGCCCCGGTTGGGGTCTCTACCTCGGACTGCCCACCGTGGACGAGGAGTTGCTGCGGTTCTCCGCGCTGGACCGGCTGCACCGGGCCGCCGGATCGCCGGCCGAGGTCGCCGCCCTCTACGGCCGGGAGGTCCCGCCGTTCAGCGGGCTGTCCCACCTCAACAGCACCGCGGCCGCGCACATCTCGGCGGCCTTCGGGCTGACCGGGGCGATGGCCGCGTACTCGCCGTTCTCCGACGCCGGGCTGCAGGCCCTGATCGACGGGGCGCTGTCGGTCGCGGAGGGGGAGAACGAGGCGGCGCTGGTCGGGGCGGTGAGCCCCAAGGTGCATCCACTGCTCTTCGCGCAGTACGAAGAGCTGGGGTGGAACGGGGCGGTGCCGGGGGAGGGCGCGGCCTTCCTGCTCGCCGAGCGGGGCGGCGGCGCGGACGGCGGCGCGGGCGGGCCGGACGGCTCGTCCGCCGGGTCCGGGGCGCCGGGGGCGCGGCTGGCCGGTTACGGGCGGGCGTTCGGCGCCGGGCCCGAGGACCGGGCCGAGGCGATCGCCGAGGCCGTCCACGCGGCCCTGGAGACGGCCGGCACGGACGCCGGCGGGATCGGCTGGGTGCTGCCCGACGCCGCCTGGACGGCGGACACCGCACGGGCCCAGGACGCCGCCCTGGAGCGGGTCTTCGCGGGCACCGCGGACCGGCCCGCCGCGTTCACCGCCGAGCGCGCCACCGGGGTGCTGGGCCCCGCCCACCCGCTGGCGCACACGCTGCTGGCGCTGCACGGCCTGGCCACCGGGCGGCGGCTGGCCGCCGACGGCGAGGCGGTGCGCGAGGAGGCGCTGCCCGCCCCGCGGGCCCTGGTGCTGGCCTGCGGCGCACGCGGCCAGGTGTGCGCCGTCGTACTGGAAGGAGCCGGGAAATGA
- a CDS encoding beta-ketoacyl synthase, whose translation MSRRVVVTGLGAVCGLGLDWQTMWEGLTAGRSAIRAWRPPGVDDFPVRYAAPVDDAEFAARYGAEADPARPLERRARFGLAAAAQALADAGIDAPGTVGRIGTAVGSGVPERDPYELLHAIGEDGAPSWQTLFARRDRLDRASGLFCTNDALAAGIAARHRLRGPALNFSTACAGATHAIGHGMRMIRRGEVDAMVVGGADSVLNLPTMTGLHLLGAPSTSELFGDRLCRAFDRDRSGLVAAEGAAMLVLESEESARRRGAAIHAELAGFGSSLDAHQVTAPHPEGHGAALAMSRALADGGVVPEAVDSVNAHGTSTPLNDPIETRAIKDVFAAGEHYRKLAVTANKTMLGHLIAAAGAPELIATVLSVRDGIVPPTLNLENPDPACDLDYVPEKARYQEVSAAVSNSFGFGGLNASLVVRGYEH comes from the coding sequence ATGAGCCGCCGCGTCGTGGTGACCGGACTGGGCGCCGTCTGCGGACTGGGGCTCGACTGGCAGACCATGTGGGAGGGGCTGACCGCGGGCCGGTCGGCGATCCGCGCCTGGCGGCCGCCCGGCGTCGACGACTTCCCGGTGCGCTACGCCGCGCCCGTCGACGACGCGGAGTTCGCCGCGCGGTACGGCGCCGAGGCGGACCCGGCGCGGCCGCTGGAGCGGCGCGCCCGCTTCGGGCTGGCGGCCGCCGCACAGGCGCTGGCCGACGCCGGCATCGACGCCCCGGGCACGGTGGGCCGGATCGGCACCGCCGTCGGCTCGGGCGTACCGGAGCGCGACCCCTACGAGCTGCTGCACGCGATCGGCGAGGACGGCGCGCCCAGTTGGCAGACGCTGTTCGCCCGGCGCGACCGGCTGGACCGGGCCAGCGGCCTGTTCTGCACCAACGACGCGCTGGCCGCCGGGATCGCGGCCCGGCACCGGCTGCGCGGCCCGGCGCTGAACTTCTCCACCGCCTGCGCCGGCGCCACCCACGCCATCGGCCACGGAATGCGGATGATCCGGCGCGGGGAGGTGGACGCGATGGTGGTGGGCGGCGCCGACTCGGTGCTGAACCTGCCGACCATGACCGGGCTGCACCTGCTGGGCGCGCCGTCCACCTCCGAGCTGTTCGGGGACCGGCTGTGCCGGGCCTTCGACCGGGACCGCAGCGGGCTGGTGGCCGCCGAGGGCGCGGCCATGCTGGTGCTGGAGAGCGAGGAGAGCGCCCGCCGGCGGGGTGCGGCGATCCACGCCGAACTGGCCGGTTTCGGCAGCTCGTTGGACGCCCACCAGGTCACCGCCCCGCACCCGGAGGGGCACGGCGCGGCGCTGGCGATGAGCCGGGCGCTGGCGGACGGCGGGGTGGTGCCCGAGGCGGTGGACTCCGTCAACGCGCACGGCACCTCCACGCCGCTGAACGACCCGATCGAGACCCGGGCGATCAAGGACGTGTTCGCGGCCGGCGAGCACTACCGGAAGCTGGCGGTGACCGCCAACAAGACCATGCTCGGGCACCTGATCGCCGCCGCCGGCGCGCCCGAGCTGATCGCCACCGTGCTGTCCGTCCGGGACGGCATCGTGCCCCCGACGCTGAATCTGGAGAACCCGGATCCGGCCTGCGACCTGGACTACGTGCCGGAGAAGGCGCGGTACCAGGAGGTGTCGGCGGCTGTGAGCAATTCCTTCGGCTTCGGCGGACTCAACGCCAGTCTGGTGGTGCGTGGTTATGAGCACTGA